The DNA region CCAATAACCCCCAGCCACCCAGGAGGTGCCTAATTTACTGGGCGATATTAAAGGTCGACCGCGATTAATCGGCATAGGAGTCGCGAAATTTGGCGACGCTGTAAACTTTCTCAATGCAAACACGGGATTTGTTTTCGCGGATTTCTTTTTGGGACTGCTTATACACAAGGAACTTATACTTTCGTCGAGATCGGAATCGGACTCGTCTTTTACTAATTTctgatatttattgaattcaGGCTTCACAAATACTGTCTTGCTAAATGGTGATGGGCTTTTGGTTGTCATTGAATTAATAGTGAATGTGGAATTGTGCATTGGTTTACTCCATAAGCTGTCATTACGGGGAGTAAATGATCTGCCACTTTTGGAGCTACTGTTTAAAGGGCTTAGAGTTTCATTAGAAGAGCTAGTAAAATTGTGCAAACCAAATTTACTGAGAGAGACATCATCATCTGTATCAAACGAAATGTCTTGATCTTGATGTATCTTGATTGATCCAATCACTGATTTCTTGGTTTTCTTTGGTGTTGTCTCTGGATCAATTATAACTTTTGATTTCatacttttgtaaataaagagTACTGCTACCACTGCACACAACTGAAAAgaattgattatttaatttaatcatttagAGATATGAGCTATCaacatgttaataataaagtaaacattATACTCACTTTAATtgaacttattattaataaacttccAGTCAACTTGTGATATAAAAAGGTAGCTACAAATACTGTCCACAGTAAGTCAATAccaatagaatattttaatttatttatgttccaGAAGTGTCCAACTATTTGCATGGTACATACAAAGCCACCTAGGCCTTTCTGGATCACTTTGTTATGCCCAGCAATGAAACTTATAAAATCTACATAGATTGTATTgtcaaaatcataaaaatagtgCTCTAATTGAGGGAATGTCATCAATGTCTTCATTTTTACTATAGATAAAACTCTTTctattaagttatatataattgctTTGACATTGCTTATTGTACTgtataaattatcatgaaCTTTTATGCTCTCATTAAACTCAACAATCACTAGTACTATAAGTATCCCAGCAACAgcttttgatatattattaataatgtgatggagtaattcattttgtttttcctTTCGTGTTTTAGATTTCTTAGGTGTGCGATTTAGCAATAGTTTTGAACCCAGCATTGATTCTTTCTCTTTGTGCAACTTCATTTGTATGACTTTTTTGCATGGACTACATAATTTGTAAGCTTTTTCCAGTTGTGATCtgtaaatgtattaatgttatattatttaaattatttctaatgaaaacaatatatttatctcTTTAATatcagaaatatataaaatatagaactTCTATAATGTTTCAGAATTTATCTTTTACTAAGGATAATAagacaaaattgttttatatcttATCTCAAAACAAACAATCATAAGGGTACGTAATACAAAAGTTTTAGCTATATGATAATgttgatataaaaatcttaaataaagaTACAGTGACTTGCCAAAAGAACAATAATAGTATACAACACTACTTACTTGTACAATTCAATTTCATGTTCAAAATTTTTCTCATTCATAGGAACAAAATTAGCAAGCTGTGTAACTTTTAACTGTTGgttaatattacacattttgCAAAGACCATTTTTGGGTGGGCTTCTTTTAAAGGCATTTGGTGCATTGTGTTCATTATTTACAGTTATAATTGGTTTATTATAATCACCATCCTGAAATATTGTCATAGTCTTATACTTGCAAAAATGACTTAAGTAATGATTATAAACTACACTTCAATCTGTAAGGTTCGTTTAACATTAACATGTTTCGACAAATTTCTACCTGAATGTACAAAAAACTTACCTTCGTAAATCCATTGTATTGTTCGCATTTTGGACACGTCCAACTATTGCGGTTAATGAATTTAACCCAAAAATTACTATTACAAAACCAACAGTTTACTCGCCATCGCAATGTTGacctaaaattttaattttatgtaaaattaacattatttgtgAGGCGGGAAAGACATAAGTATAACCTCTTTAATACTTAccgtaaattgtaaattaattttaacaatagtaACGAACATAACACTGTAGTAACTACAAGAAGCACTGAatccattttatataataacactATTTTTGGATGattcaagttatattttatattaaattcatattgttTGCACTTAACCTAAAACTTTATGACACTCGCCCACCATTCCTAATTTTTCATGGTTTAATGTCAGTTGTCGCCACTCACCACCCAAAATTGTGTATATCACAGTCAATACGTACAAACCACAGATATAGCATTATTAGATTTTGTAACGGGAACGACAGatgtaaatttacttttaatttaacttcttttctgacgttcataagtgtacttttttacctacatgaataaagttattttgccTTTGAGTTTGAGATATCCTAAAAGCAAATTGTTggccaatttataaaaaaataacaatgacaaacttgttttattattatcattttatgcATTAGGATAAAATTTAGAGCTTAAGCAAATCCAAAAGCTATATCTAGAGCTATCTCCAAACCACAGAATAGATTAAAATTTTGCCATGTCTCAGCCACTACAAATTTGTCATAAATTCCACATGTTTTTCTACCTATACGTAATATCAATAATCTCTGTAATTATAAAGTTGAAAATcgattcttaattattaaaaatactcaaGACTTGGCCAAACGGTCTAGGATACCAGGCcataaactcaaaaaatatttttttttgagcCAAATCAATACAATTCGAAAAactaaatgataaaaaatacgaTCTCTAAAAATAACCATCTTaaagtttagaaaataaaatgattttagcAAGAGAAAAACTATTACTTCTCTGCAATTTTGACACACAAATTCAAGATACAGGTATGAAATGcaacaataatttttgttttttctaatgttttttGGTAATGTTTTGCCATTACAATCCTTCCTCACTAgatgagaatatttttttacgtattaaccttaataaatttcttaaccTCAAACCAAAAATTTGTCAGTAATAGTTTGTTAGAGTAATTTCATCGGTCAATATTTTTCTGTGACTGGATtgtctggaagaaatcgcttatTCGTGATAAAGCCTGTCTCATGTTTGTGTTTCAGATTCTCAACCTATCAGAAATTTATGGAATGGTTTATggtatattgaaaattttgatTTGTGTAAGGAGTTATTAGAATCAGGCTTAGAAATTGATCAGCTGAAAgaggttttaaaaaaatataaagatgaaGAAAATACTTTCAATGATATCCTTCATCTAGCCATAAGTGCATTATTGACATTTTGTGAAAAAAATTGGAATCCACATGCGGATgaattaagtataaataattattttaaaagtttatggCCAAGCAATCTTGATGCAGCTTTAAAGTTACAAAGTAATTCAGAGCCAGTTCATAGTAACATTGTATATcctgaattattatatttctcaaTGCAAGTTTTATCTGCATTGAGTTGTATTCAAGAAAATTTGGTaagatatttttcaattaaaagtggacaaaaatgataatttctcttttctatttttaactttaacataatattatttgtgaactAATTatgatgtttttgttattaattgtaattttagctgaaaaaatgtttacttgactcgtaattttgtaaattataagtaacaataatattgatttttttatttagtacaacAAACCTtttagtgaaataattttactatgaCAGGTAAATAACTGGTGGTTGTTAAGAAGTAAAATTGTGCATCAAAGAGTCCTTGAAGACAAAACTGCTACcctgtacaaaaatattgacttAATTATTGCAAAGCtctataatatgtttaagtcTATAAATGATCCAAGACTACAAGTATTGCTTTATTTAGAAATGGCACAAGCATATGTGGTGTATGATAGAATAGAAAAAGTGGAAGAATATCTATTAAAAGCCAAGGAGATTGCTGGGTTAAAATTAGAATTGACAGGTATTTTAGAAGTCTTTAATaactatttcaataataatatttattgatttacacATCTTatgactaatttattttattaggtatCTTGGGAAAACGTACAAAATTTCAGCAAGATGCCCTCCCACAATTGGCATTAACAAGTGAATTAGATTCTAACATTGAGCGGGTCTCAGCTGAAGATAGCCATGGTTCTTCAGATCTACCTCATAATGTTGAGCTACAAGATGATGTAAGATTGGATAAAGTTGAGTTTAATGAGAAGTTAAGTCAAGCAAAACTGCCAAGCTTAGAACAGACACTTTGTTTGTTAACTGTGTGagtaaatatgatttatttcctttaaacaCATCTTGATGATTTCTGGGTATAGTCcttgatacattttatttgtaggCAAAAAGTGTAGgatatactatttaaatatcaataattaataacatgaTTCACAATATTAGTCTGGTAATCATCAAATTATACAAACCAGGTAACTAACCAACaaacttatttgaaattaatatacttctaAGACTTTCTAACTTGACTtgcaaataatgttttaatactaTTGAATTGTAATGCTGATATCcctttacaattattttagcCAATACCTCCAAAAATCCCAGCCAAAAGATGCTTTATTAGAAGAGGAACTATGTCCATACATAGATGCTGTATTGAATCAAAAGAATGGGCCTTGGGCTAGCCGTGTTGCAGCACTTTTAATCCGTTGTAAACTAGAAGCTAATCATAAGCGAACTGTTGAGAGAGCTATGTTGCAATGTGAGACTATAGTCAATGAAAAAGCTGTGGTATCTGCTACTAACAGGTGAGGGTGAGGTTCTCATcacttatatttagtttaatatataatttattaataataatgttataaattgtagttattcacaaaaaattatacttttttcgTGTAAGGTATCAAGATGatgaatgtatataaaaagacTCAACATTGTTGTCAACAAAGAAAAGGTATTCTATCTCTGCGTCATGCTCAAATACTATTCTCTTTCCCCACAGACTACAAATGCTTACAGCAGTTGTCAGTgagttacatttaaaattggaattataaattttacagacTATCATACCTCTGGGCATCAGGATTGCCATGTGCGTGGACGTGGCGGCAACAATTAGCTGATTTTTATCTCAGTTTGGGTCTGGTTAAGGCAGCCTTAGAGGAATATCAGAAGTTACAGCTTTGGGAAGATGTTATTGTGTGCTACACTCTACTTCAGTTAAGGCATAAGGTAATCACCATTTTGTATAGTGCACTAGTATATTAGTTTGTTGTTTCAAATAGTTGACATGTTTTAGGTAGTAAGTTTATATAGTAAAGGATTAATTCTTctgaacatatttttatattttaccctataagttatataagaaaaaattacagtTATGATTTGATTTATTGGCTACAATGATAATTGTTCTCCTAATGTATATGATTGTGATAAAATTTATAGGCTGCAGAGGTTATTCAACAGCAGATTGACATACAGCCAACAGTGAAGCTGTACTGCCTTTTAGGAGATGCTACaggtaaacaattattaataaaatttacaaaaagtttttaatgaaatataaaatcaattagcttattaattattcttaactGTATACAGTGcatacaaatacataattgaataaataaaaatgctgcTCACAAAATCGACAGGATCCTTAAAGAGTCGTAATTGTTACTCAGtcaattaactttataaaattgagaaaatgtttttgattggaggaatactaatatttataaatgcttATATATCATCCGGAGCTAAATATTGCACACCCAATAGATATCTTGATTAtcagaatttttaataatctttgattatactttattgttgttttattatggTTCGCAGCAGAACTATATATAACTGTATAaattcctttttaaaataacatagtgTAGTCACTAGAGATAGAGAGAAGAGAGAAGAGATAACGCTGTATGATACCTCATCTGATGTCTCTTTCCAAAGATGTGTTTTTTTCGCCGGGCTCTATGGTTCGATATGCATCCAGGGTGCGCTGATCAAGatcgttttattgtttttagatGAAGTAACGTGGTATGATAAGGCCTGGGAGTATTCCGAACACAAGAGCAGCCGGGCGCAACGCCACTGGGGCAATTTTCTTTTCGACCGCAAGCGATACGATGAATGTATTCCGCATTATGAAATGTCTCTCCAAATTAATGCCATACAAGATCATATTTGGCTAAGGCTGgggtaattatttatttttttaagtattacaaAATCGTGTTCTAATTTCAAACATTTCTGAATGACGATTACACGTTATTACGACTATTTACGAAACAATCACTTCTAAAGAacgtaaaaagttttaaactcgtactaaataatgtatcatgtttttagtttagttttttttgttcctgtttagttttgccttaataactgtgtatataacatgtatttttgcacttcttgcctatcttatgtaatttaatacatttgttttctttactcacagttttggcctggaagagatcgctcgaaagcgataaggctgccagttaccctccttttgatttaattatattcaattttttgtattgttatgtaacgatgtgttaataaataaataaataaaatatgtattttagttaTCCTAATACGATTATCGATATATCTTAACTGACTAGATCAATGCACGACTACTAAAACAGTAAGAaatcactttaaaataatgattttttcaGCTTCGCAGCTCTTACGACAGAGAAGTGGGAGTTAGCTGGTAAAGCATACAGGCGATATACGTATCTACAGCCGAATACTTTCGAGGCATGGAACAATTTGGCCAAAGTTTATATGATGCAAGGCGAAAAGGACAGAGCCTATAGAGCCCTAATGGAGGCTCTAAgatataattatgataattggAAGGTAGCTTCATTAACAatgtaatttccatataacGTCCCTCGATTTCACGACGAACTTCTGAAAGCGTTGAAATcaaattggctttggttggtgcAGCTTGTCtaccatacaatgatacaatCTACATAGCAGtacacccactctcaataacgacaataattgagtgataaagtactttttaagttgctaaaattagtaaaa from Pieris brassicae chromosome 2, ilPieBrab1.1, whole genome shotgun sequence includes:
- the LOC123719987 gene encoding uncharacterized protein LOC123719987, with translation MDSVLLVVTTVLCSLLLLKLIYNLRSTLRWRVNCWFCNSNFWVKFINRNSWTCPKCEQYNGFTKDGDYNKPIITVNNEHNAPNAFKRSPPKNGLCKMCNINQQLKVTQLANFVPMNEKNFEHEIELYKSQLEKAYKLCSPCKKVIQMKLHKEKESMLGSKLLLNRTPKKSKTRKEKQNELLHHIINNISKAVAGILIVLVIVEFNESIKVHDNLYSTISNVKAIIYNLIERVLSIVKMKTLMTFPQLEHYFYDFDNTIYVDFISFIAGHNKVIQKGLGGFVCTMQIVGHFWNINKLKYSIGIDLLWTVFVATFLYHKLTGSLLIISSIKLCAVVAVLFIYKSMKSKVIIDPETTPKKTKKSVIGSIKIHQDQDISFDTDDDVSLSKFGLHNFTSSSNETLSPLNSSSKSGRSFTPRNDSLWSKPMHNSTFTINSMTTKSPSPFSKTVFVKPEFNKYQKLVKDESDSDLDESISSLCISSPKKKSAKTNPVFALRKFTASPNFATPMPINRGRPLISPSKLGTSWVAGGYWGSDGERSLFNINGSRSSSQSSGFESQTSSMTQRNVFSQPPSREESICGEPDRSSVLLDRFQNCNMNYQSSQNFAPLSTPVFPPMQYNNHVKIPQPRFPQGFSNNFSSEHNFKIPGRSGLIKLPQIDSFTSN
- the LOC123720458 gene encoding tetratricopeptide repeat protein 27, translated to MILAREKLLLLCNFDTQIQDTDSQPIRNLWNGLWYIENFDLCKELLESGLEIDQLKEVLKKYKDEENTFNDILHLAISALLTFCEKNWNPHADELSINNYFKSLWPSNLDAALKLQSNSEPVHSNIVYPELLYFSMQVLSALSCIQENLVNNWWLLRSKIVHQRVLEDKTATLYKNIDLIIAKLYNMFKSINDPRLQVLLYLEMAQAYVVYDRIEKVEEYLLKAKEIAGLKLELTGILGKRTKFQQDALPQLALTSELDSNIERVSAEDSHGSSDLPHNVELQDDVRLDKVEFNEKLSQAKLPSLEQTLCLLTVQYLQKSQPKDALLEEELCPYIDAVLNQKNGPWASRVAALLIRCKLEANHKRTVERAMLQCETIVNEKAVVSATNRLSYLWASGLPCAWTWRQQLADFYLSLGLVKAALEEYQKLQLWEDVIVCYTLLQLRHKAAEVIQQQIDIQPTVKLYCLLGDATDEVTWYDKAWEYSEHKSSRAQRHWGNFLFDRKRYDECIPHYEMSLQINAIQDHIWLRLGFAALTTEKWELAGKAYRRYTYLQPNTFEAWNNLAKVYMMQGEKDRAYRALMEALRYNYDNWKLWTNVITVSLETEHFDDVIRGIHRTIDLQNKYEDVKVLALLVNEIIKERIELDKESNERFRKRVQELFGRITSIHPSNGEIWQLYSYISPTYLLKAQRLLKTYGCIAQTGKWANDPSTCKMVIDITQDMIDYSIKARQEMSAEEKGKILQADQQLSSARLTGQAVIRIIEKQWPDLDISELKEKFIAVTEFIKSVI